The Aphis gossypii isolate Hap1 chromosome 3, ASM2018417v2, whole genome shotgun sequence genome includes a region encoding these proteins:
- the LOC114129320 gene encoding uncharacterized protein LOC114129320 gives MIEQFIVVLYFLALILFIAWCCLQLFYTSNDPLISHSDLNQIQIDNGRHLSSTNSELQNYSVPLDIVLNDSEYENMFNALHDQSHQSYNAAQTSRINISSPSQATILQLNSNLNYEDTISDVCTSFSRFPLDDPPPPSYDECMASSRPKPRYINLYR, from the exons ATGattgaacaatttattgtgGTGCTGTATTTTCTagcacttattttatttatagcttGGTGTTGTCTGCAATTATTCTATACTTCTA acgATCCGTTAATATCACATTCTGATTTGAATCAAATTCAAATAGATAATGGCAGACACTTATCTAGCACCAACAGTGAATTACAAAACTATTCAGTGCCATTAGATATTGTTCTAAATGATTCGGagtatgaaaatatgtttaacgCGTTGCACGATCAATCTCATCAGTCATATAATGCTGCACAAACTTCTAGAATAAACATTTCCTCTCCATCACAAGCCActattttacagttaaattctaatttaaattatgaggaTACAATATCTGATGTCTGCACCTCATTTTCAAGATTTCCACTCGATGATCCACCACCGCCTTCATATGACGAATGCATGGCGAGTTCGCGTCCAAAACctcgttatattaatttatatcgaTGA
- the LOC114129319 gene encoding uncharacterized protein LOC114129319, translating to MTEENLFIMLLYFLTCVILVLWCFRQACYSKNDPLISHSDLNQIQMENVRNLTSVNRVHQRCPVPLNVLNDLEYENFYNPLHTRAHRLHNVEQTSIINMPTPQSTVLNSLNYLVEYNASNATSFSRSPLDDPPPSYDECIASSRLTPRSIH from the exons ATGACTGaagaaaatctatttattatgttgCTATATTTTCTAACATGtgttatacttgtattatgGTGTTTTCGGCAAGCATGCTATTCTAAAA acGATCCTTTAATATCACATTctgatttaaatcaaattcaaaTGGAGAATGTCAGAAATTTAACTAGCGTCAATAGAGTTCACCAACGTTGTCCAGTACCATTAAATGTCTTAAATGATTTGGAGTATGAAAACTTCTATAATCCGTTGCATACTAGAGCTCATCGATTACATAATGTTGAACAAACTTCTATAATTAACATGCCCACTCCGCAAAGCacagttttaaatagtttaaattatttagtggagTATAATGCATCTAATGCTACTTCGTTTTCAAGATCTCCGCTCGATGATCCACCACCTTCATATGACGAGTGCATAGCGAGTTCACGTCTAACACCTCGCTCTATCCATTGa
- the LOC114129316 gene encoding myoneurin-like isoform X2, translated as MFKEAAQNPQPIKCELQDILPKFNKYIKQEHDIVQEYNVKHEYVDESTEYKDYCGVNDSQSTNQYYKKDFENTKENLKVQLKTEVDVFNDTKYENFFIRDNDFVSSFSSTTQYSINSYIENKPTNFNLNIESSTGTYTPTKHNMMTSEKNTQIKTEVDIIEDTMYESFFMRENNYVPTVESSTYYDINSPIKNNHKNACLNNKAPIITSNLTKKKLRRSKENSKKTHKCYICKKYFSWKGTMKTHMKLHLGKKPYQCLICNKSFAQVSTLYQHKMIHESHKPFNCAICKKSFAQKVNMKVHINKHMKFI; from the exons ATGTTCAAAGAGGCAGCCCAAAATCCTCAACCGATAAAATGTGAGCTACAAGATATACtacctaaatttaataaatacatcaaacAAGAACATGATATTGTACAggaatataatgttaaacacGAATATGTTGATGAATCTACAGAATATAAGGATTATTGTGGTGTAAATGATAGTCAATCTACTAATCAGTA tTACAAGAAAGATTTTGAGAATACTAAAGAAAATCTTAAAGTTCAATTAAAAACTGAAGTGGATGTATTTAACGATACTAAAtacgaaaatttttttattcgtgaTAACGATTTTGTATCATCATTTTCGTCTACAACACAATATAGCATTAACTCATACATTGAAAACAAACctacaaattttaatcttaacaTTGAATCATCAACTGGGACTTATACACCAACTAAACACAATATGATGACGTCTGAAAAAAATACCCAGATAAAAACTGAAGTAGATATAATTGAGGATACTATGtatgaaagtttttttatgCGTGAAAACAATTATGTGCCAACAGTTGAGTCCtcaacatattatgatattaactcacccattaaaaacaatcataaaaatgcCTGTCTCAACAATAAAGCCCCAATTATAACTTCTAatctaactaaaaaaaaattaagaagatcaaaagaaaattcaaaaaaaacacataaatgttatatttgtaaaaaatatttttcgtggAAAGGAACCATGAAAACTCACATGAAACTTCATTTGGGAAAAAAACCATATCAATgtcttatttgtaataaatcttTTGCTCAAGTATCAACTTTATATCAACACAAAATGATTCATGAATCTCATAAACCATTTAACTGTgctatatgtaaaaaatcatttgcACAGAAAGTAAATATGAAAGTCCACATAAATAAgcatatgaaatttatatga
- the LOC114133070 gene encoding uncharacterized protein LOC114133070, which yields MHIFYVPKPVIVRTNMSIFFVLLILVWSHMSGTYVVTLFVDGKNENKSTTNNESCITCFCELKTSNCKEEMCTDTKSIDYCKNKTHQASIAEHRIPTSIFSLHNIGLMFKMFICMCVIYMFIIHASGDCFESISTRRRHPSLNRILSDDGRPSTNIYSDDQSCVIPLNVFDHNNYINDPPPSYHDVQNTRTNVSSLRYTTQLPVQSFDLNHADSLNNYSAGSSLTSPVDEPPPSYDDFMAIHRSKLSRVHNNLLTNRPNDHLYTAMPADVTEIVRDSQTTLVS from the exons atgcatatattttatgtacctaaacCAGTGATCGTTCGAACGaatatgagtattttttttgttttattaatacttgtaTGGAGTCATATGTCag GTACTTATGTCGTCACCTTATTTGTAGATGGCAAAAACGAAAACAAGTCTACAACGAATAACGAATCATGTATAACTTGTTTTTGTGAACTCAAGACTAGCAATTGTAAagaa GAAATGTGTACAGATACAAAAAGTATTGattattgcaaaaataaaactcatcAAGCAAGTATTGCAGAACATCGAATTCCGACATCAATTTTTAGTCTACATAATATTGGATTAATGTTCAAAATGTtcatatgtatgtgtgtaatttatatgtttataatacacgCATCTGGAGATTGCTTTGAATcaa TTTCTACGAGAAGACGTCATCCAAGTTTAAATCGAATTCTATCTGATGACGGTCGGCCGTccactaatatttatagtgaCGACCAGAGTTGTGTAATACCGTTGAACGTCTTTGACCACAACAATTACATTAATGATCCGCCACCTTCGTATCACGATGTGCAAAACACCAGAACAAATGTCTCAAGTCTTCGGTACACAACACAACTACCGGTGCAGAGCTTCGATTTAAATCACGCCGATAGTCTTAATAACTACAGCGCGGGCTCGTCTTTAACGTCCCCGGTCGACGAACCACCGCCGTCGTACGACGATTTTATGGCGATCCATCGTTCGAAACTCTCACgagttcataataatttactgacGAATCGTCCGAATGATCATTTGTACACGGCTATGCCAGCTGATGTGACAGAAATCGTACGAGATTCTCAAACGACATTAGTATCCTAA
- the LOC114129316 gene encoding myoneurin-like isoform X1, whose amino-acid sequence MIQTNMFKEAAQNPQPIKCELQDILPKFNKYIKQEHDIVQEYNVKHEYVDESTEYKDYCGVNDSQSTNQYYKKDFENTKENLKVQLKTEVDVFNDTKYENFFIRDNDFVSSFSSTTQYSINSYIENKPTNFNLNIESSTGTYTPTKHNMMTSEKNTQIKTEVDIIEDTMYESFFMRENNYVPTVESSTYYDINSPIKNNHKNACLNNKAPIITSNLTKKKLRRSKENSKKTHKCYICKKYFSWKGTMKTHMKLHLGKKPYQCLICNKSFAQVSTLYQHKMIHESHKPFNCAICKKSFAQKVNMKVHINKHMKFI is encoded by the exons ATGATACAAACAA ATATGTTCAAAGAGGCAGCCCAAAATCCTCAACCGATAAAATGTGAGCTACAAGATATACtacctaaatttaataaatacatcaaacAAGAACATGATATTGTACAggaatataatgttaaacacGAATATGTTGATGAATCTACAGAATATAAGGATTATTGTGGTGTAAATGATAGTCAATCTACTAATCAGTA tTACAAGAAAGATTTTGAGAATACTAAAGAAAATCTTAAAGTTCAATTAAAAACTGAAGTGGATGTATTTAACGATACTAAAtacgaaaatttttttattcgtgaTAACGATTTTGTATCATCATTTTCGTCTACAACACAATATAGCATTAACTCATACATTGAAAACAAACctacaaattttaatcttaacaTTGAATCATCAACTGGGACTTATACACCAACTAAACACAATATGATGACGTCTGAAAAAAATACCCAGATAAAAACTGAAGTAGATATAATTGAGGATACTATGtatgaaagtttttttatgCGTGAAAACAATTATGTGCCAACAGTTGAGTCCtcaacatattatgatattaactcacccattaaaaacaatcataaaaatgcCTGTCTCAACAATAAAGCCCCAATTATAACTTCTAatctaactaaaaaaaaattaagaagatcaaaagaaaattcaaaaaaaacacataaatgttatatttgtaaaaaatatttttcgtggAAAGGAACCATGAAAACTCACATGAAACTTCATTTGGGAAAAAAACCATATCAATgtcttatttgtaataaatcttTTGCTCAAGTATCAACTTTATATCAACACAAAATGATTCATGAATCTCATAAACCATTTAACTGTgctatatgtaaaaaatcatttgcACAGAAAGTAAATATGAAAGTCCACATAAATAAgcatatgaaatttatatga